The stretch of DNA AGGACGATAGACTCATGCTTGTCCAGCTGTCCTTCCTGCTCGCCGAGCTCCGCCATGGCTTGAAATTCCTGGCGACTAAAACCTTGCAGTGTTGGTTCATTCGCTACGCCACGAGTAATCTTATTGGAGAGCCAAACGAAGGGAAAAAGGACGCGGATAAAGAAGTTTAGAGTATGGCCAGTGATAGGCGCGAGCTGGCGCCAATAATGCGCTCCTAACGCCTTGGGTATAATTTCAGAAAAAACTAGAATAACGAAGGTGAGTACTGCGGAAAAAATGCCTAAATAGACATTGCCAAATACGGCCACCACTTGAGCGCCCGCACCTGCTGCCCCCATGGTATGGGCGATGGTGTTGAGGGTAAGAATGACTGCCAAGGGGCTATTGATATCGTCTTTTAATGCGCGCAGTAGCGGACCAGAAGCCTTACCTTGCTGTTCGGCGTTGACGATGTATGAAGTGGGAATGCTCAGCAATACCGCTTCCGCAATGGAGCACAAAAAAGAGCAAACCACAGCAATGAGGATAAAAATGATTAGCAGTAACATCCTGACTATTTTTTCATAGATTGAGTTGCGAGGACAGTTTACTTAACGCCACGGACTCTGATACATGCCCGTCAATAATGAAGTAAACATGTCACCAGAAATCTAGGTTTTTCTACAGCCCTGTTAGGCTTTTATCGAGCCATCATCTTTCAAGGAGGTTTTTGTGAGAGAGAGCATGAGAGTCAAGGGTATGAGGGTCGGGTCTTGCCTTTTGCCCAACTGGCAGGAGTTTTTACACTGACTTCAAATGTCGATTAACAAATTGCTACGCACATACTTGGACGTACATAGTATTGGGACAATCAAAAGAAGGCGGTTGTTAGCCCCTATATCCGATGGGCAAAAAGCAAGACCTACTCCCTGATTCCATCGTTTCGGTGCTTACGACGCTTGAAGCTAGCGGCAACATAACCCACAGCAAACAGCCACATCGTAGACGGTGATGGAACTGAAGCCGAGGATATACTAAAACTTCCCGCAAGTGTGTCCCTAGATGCTAAAACCGAATCATTAGGTTCGCTCGCCAAACTCCAGCGAACCTGATTTGTATTGCCGGTGTTTACATTGTAATCAACATAGAAATCGTCGGCCGTCAGCTCAAGACTGTTGCCACCAACTCGACCATAGATATTTATGTTATTCAGCGCGCCACTAACGAACAATAGAAGAGCGGATGTGTTTGACGTGTTAAAACTTGTCGCACCAAGAGGATCAGGGGTCAAAGATAACGATGTCATTGCACCATAAAGGATCTGGAATGATGCAGAAGGCATGACGAGATTCTCGTCAAACTCGAAACTCCATGATCCAGAAAGACTTTGAACTGCGCTACTGGATGTAGTATTGGAGCCCGAGAAATTGCCGGAGTAAATCACTGTGGCATTCGCGGAAGAAGCGAGTACAACTAATAGGAGTGATGTAATCAGTTTTTTCATTTTGATCAGCCCTTAGGAAATAAGGATACAAAAAATTTAGCAATTATCGTTCCATTTGTAATTAAATGTATAAATTCAGTTGGTTACGAGGGATGTGTATATGCTGCTGTAAAAAAACTGACAACCTTGCGGTTCGGAAAAAGAAAAAAAGAATAAAGGGGGCATTTATTTTAAAAGACAACCCTTCGGTTAATTATATAAAAACTAGTTGCAGAGAATTAAGGTTTTGACTCACTCTAAGGTTTGAGAATATTTGGAATTGGACTTTGAGCCAATCCCTCATCCTAGCCTTTTATTATGCTCTTGGGCGCTCTCTAAGGAGAAGAGATTTAATCCTAAACTTGGTTCTCTAGATGAATAAATACCCTCCCCAAAACGGAGAGGGCATTCACGAAGGTACTATTTTGCGGCCGCCAATGACTGCTCAATGTCGGCAATAATATCCTCTACATTTTCGATGCCGATAGACAGGCGCACCATATCCTGGCTGACCCCCGCAGTTTTCAACTCCTCTTCGCCGAGTTGGCGGTGTGTGGTGGAGGCGGGATGACAGGCGAGAGATTTGGCGTCACCAATATTCACCAGTCGCTTGATGACCTGTAGTGCATCGATAAAGCGAGCGCCTGCATCAAATCCACCTTTGATACCAAAGCTGAGGATTGCGGAAGGCTTGCCGTTCATATAGGTTTTTGCCAGCTCATAGTACTTGCTGTCTGCGAGGCCGCCATAGCTCACCCAGTTTATCTGTGGGTGCTGATGCAGGTATTCGGCGACCTTTTGGGCATTTTCACAGTGCCGCTCCATACGTAGTGCCAGTGTTTCGATGCCCTGTAAAATCAAAAAAGCGTTAAAGGGCGACAGCGCAGCCCCCATGTTACGCAACGGCACTACGCGACAGCGACCGATGAAAGCAGCATCACCCAAGGCTTCGGTATATACCACGCCGTGGTAAGAGGGGTCGGGTTCGTTGAATTGCGGGAAGCGCGGGTTATCTTTCCAGGGGAATTTTCCGGAGTCGACAATAATACCGCCGACACTGGTGCCGTGCCCACCCATGTACTTTGTAAGCGAATGCACAATGATGTCGGCGCCATGCTCAAAAGGGCGACACAACATGGGTGTGGCTACGGTGTTATCGACGATCAATGGCACATTATATTTGTGGGCTATATCAGCCAGGGCTTTTAGGTCGACAATATTGCCCGCCGGGTTGCCGATGGACTCACAAAACAGCGCCTTGGTTTTGTCATCAAATTTTGATTCCAGTGCTGCCAGATCATCTCC from Pseudomonadales bacterium encodes:
- a CDS encoding bifunctional O-acetylhomoserine aminocarboxypropyltransferase/cysteine synthase; this translates as MKLETLAIHGGFKQDPTTNAVAVPIYQTTSYAFDDTQHGADLFNLKVQGNIYTRIMNPTWAVLEERVTQMEGGIGSLAMASGMAAITAAIQAIARTGDNFVSVSQLYGGTYNLFAHTMPAMGIEVRMASGDDLAALESKFDDKTKALFCESIGNPAGNIVDLKALADIAHKYNVPLIVDNTVATPMLCRPFEHGADIIVHSLTKYMGGHGTSVGGIIVDSGKFPWKDNPRFPQFNEPDPSYHGVVYTEALGDAAFIGRCRVVPLRNMGAALSPFNAFLILQGIETLALRMERHCENAQKVAEYLHQHPQINWVSYGGLADSKYYELAKTYMNGKPSAILSFGIKGGFDAGARFIDALQVIKRLVNIGDAKSLACHPASTTHRQLGEEELKTAGVSQDMVRLSIGIENVEDIIADIEQSLAAAK
- a CDS encoding DUF21 domain-containing protein; translated protein: MLLLIIFILIAVVCSFLCSIAEAVLLSIPTSYIVNAEQQGKASGPLLRALKDDINSPLAVILTLNTIAHTMGAAGAGAQVVAVFGNVYLGIFSAVLTFVILVFSEIIPKALGAHYWRQLAPITGHTLNFFIRVLFPFVWLSNKITRGVANEPTLQGFSRQEFQAMAELGEQEGQLDKHESIVLKNLFRLREVQVRSVMTPRSVVFAVQEDIAVADFLDKYSRRVFSRIPIYSDPEKMTGFVLRNDLLVAQSEGQSQRPLSAFRRELHAILDASSLLQAFDTFVSTSVQILLVVNEYGDTQGILTLEDVLESLLGLQIMDELDRVENMQVLARRLGAMRRKKMGLDQDLPETK
- a CDS encoding PEP-CTERM sorting domain-containing protein; its protein translation is MKKLITSLLLVVLASSANATVIYSGNFSGSNTTSSSAVQSLSGSWSFEFDENLVMPSASFQILYGAMTSLSLTPDPLGATSFNTSNTSALLLFVSGALNNINIYGRVGGNSLELTADDFYVDYNVNTGNTNQVRWSLASEPNDSVLASRDTLAGSFSISSASVPSPSTMWLFAVGYVAASFKRRKHRNDGIRE